The Aminithiophilus ramosus genome contains a region encoding:
- a CDS encoding FtsK/SpoIIIE family DNA translocase, giving the protein MLSDLVTLVLLTVDLYLLASLLTPWTGDLGYALSGFLLLKLGGSILIPLFFFGYLLFGRLFRREMDRPFFEFLGTVTLFAGASLALGLRGLTGTPTYRWLGPGMWGSGLAFFLYRNIGPLGTVLVGLLAALLSLILFRPSVLLAIRHFPQKIKPLLERLGRIGIAVKKRFPEKDLPAPEADVSAFGDQGTETLPKLPLCDLSGPSDESDSSEEEEGAEVFSAAVVRRKSHLEEIESPPPVEGNVPDSSPLPVKPSRLSPFPPPAGPSEDIPDGEDHLQELFRKEAASDEVTPIRGNGEFPPPLDFFGPQEPFTDPIDQDLIRRQGERIIQTLAEFGIEAEMAEKVIGPTVVQFRIQLAPGIKVSRVASLNNDLAVALAVPSLRVEAPIPGKPYVGIEIPNPKRVSVSLRSIVESPVFEEGESDLPLPLGQGVDGSPLVIGLEDLPHMLVAGTTGSGKSVFVNSCILGLCSKRRPEELRLLLVDPKRVEMSFYEKLPHTLTPPIVDAKKAVHALAWALREMERRYEIFARSRVRNLAGYNAKALPKDRFPHIVIVVDELADLMMTSPKEVEDYICRLAQMARATGIHLIVATQRPSVNVITGLIKANIPARVAFTLPSQADSRTILDVGGAEKLLGRGDMLFLSPRYPKPLRIQSPWIDEGRISALIAYLVELFGEPQHIEIDDQSNSSSLVDDPQLEDPMIRQAVNAVLESGIASASRLQRQLRVGFTRAARLVDAMETLGIVGPQEGSKPREILVDEDLAEEILSRLEEH; this is encoded by the coding sequence GTGCTGTCCGATCTCGTCACATTGGTCCTTCTGACCGTCGATCTCTACCTTCTGGCCAGTCTCCTGACTCCCTGGACGGGCGATTTGGGATATGCCCTGTCCGGGTTTCTCCTGTTGAAGCTGGGCGGTTCCATCCTTATCCCTCTTTTCTTTTTCGGCTACCTCCTCTTCGGGCGCCTTTTCCGTCGGGAGATGGATCGCCCCTTCTTTGAATTTCTGGGCACGGTGACGCTTTTCGCCGGAGCTTCCCTCGCCCTGGGACTCCGGGGACTTACGGGAACGCCGACGTATCGATGGCTCGGCCCCGGGATGTGGGGCAGTGGGCTCGCTTTTTTCCTGTACCGTAATATCGGTCCGCTAGGAACTGTCCTCGTCGGGCTTCTTGCGGCGCTTCTCTCGCTGATCCTCTTCCGCCCTTCGGTCCTGCTGGCGATCCGTCATTTTCCCCAGAAGATCAAGCCCCTCCTGGAACGACTCGGCCGAATCGGCATCGCCGTGAAAAAGAGATTCCCCGAAAAGGACCTGCCCGCTCCCGAAGCTGACGTTTCCGCCTTCGGAGATCAGGGGACAGAGACGTTGCCGAAGCTTCCTCTCTGTGATCTCTCGGGCCCTTCCGATGAATCGGACTCTTCCGAGGAGGAAGAGGGCGCCGAGGTTTTTTCGGCAGCCGTCGTCCGCAGGAAGAGCCATCTCGAAGAGATTGAATCCCCTCCTCCCGTCGAAGGGAATGTCCCGGATTCGTCCCCTCTGCCGGTCAAGCCATCCAGGCTTTCGCCTTTTCCTCCGCCGGCAGGACCTTCCGAAGACATTCCCGACGGGGAAGATCATTTGCAGGAACTCTTCAGAAAGGAAGCGGCTTCGGATGAGGTGACTCCCATCAGGGGCAATGGAGAGTTTCCGCCTCCTCTCGATTTTTTCGGCCCTCAGGAGCCCTTCACCGACCCCATTGATCAAGACTTGATCCGGAGACAGGGAGAGAGAATCATTCAGACTCTGGCCGAGTTCGGCATCGAGGCCGAGATGGCCGAGAAGGTCATCGGCCCCACCGTCGTTCAGTTCCGCATTCAGCTCGCTCCTGGCATCAAGGTGAGCCGCGTGGCGAGCCTGAACAATGACCTTGCCGTGGCTCTGGCCGTTCCCAGCCTCCGCGTCGAGGCGCCGATCCCTGGGAAACCCTACGTGGGCATCGAGATCCCCAATCCCAAACGGGTCTCCGTCTCGCTGCGTTCCATCGTCGAATCTCCCGTCTTCGAGGAGGGGGAATCCGATCTCCCTTTGCCTCTCGGCCAGGGCGTCGACGGTTCGCCTCTGGTCATCGGTCTGGAGGATTTGCCACACATGCTTGTGGCGGGAACGACGGGCTCCGGAAAAAGTGTTTTTGTCAATAGCTGCATCCTGGGGCTCTGCAGCAAGCGACGACCGGAAGAGCTTCGTCTTCTCCTCGTCGACCCCAAACGAGTCGAGATGAGCTTTTACGAGAAACTGCCCCATACGCTGACGCCCCCCATCGTCGACGCCAAAAAGGCCGTCCACGCCCTGGCCTGGGCCCTGCGCGAGATGGAACGGCGTTACGAGATTTTTGCCCGAAGCCGGGTGCGTAACCTGGCTGGGTATAACGCGAAAGCACTGCCTAAAGACCGCTTTCCTCATATCGTGATTGTCGTTGACGAATTGGCCGATCTGATGATGACCTCCCCAAAAGAGGTGGAAGACTACATCTGCCGTCTGGCTCAGATGGCTCGTGCCACAGGCATTCACCTCATCGTGGCGACGCAGCGTCCTTCCGTCAACGTCATCACCGGGCTCATCAAGGCCAACATTCCGGCTCGCGTCGCCTTTACGTTACCCTCCCAGGCGGACTCACGAACCATCCTGGACGTGGGCGGAGCCGAAAAGTTGCTGGGCAGGGGGGATATGCTCTTTCTCTCCCCGCGCTATCCGAAGCCTCTGCGGATCCAATCGCCCTGGATCGACGAGGGAAGAATATCGGCCCTCATCGCCTATCTCGTCGAGCTCTTCGGCGAGCCGCAGCACATCGAAATCGACGATCAGAGCAACAGTTCGTCACTCGTCGACGATCCTCAGCTGGAAGACCCGATGATCCGCCAGGCCGTCAACGCCGTGCTGGAATCGGGCATTGCCTCGGCCAGCCGGCTTCAACGGCAGCTCCGCGTGGGGTTCACTCGGGCGGCCCGTCTCGTCGACGCCATGGAGACGCTGGGCATCGTCGGTCCCCAGGAGGGATCGAAGCCCCGCGAGATCCTCGTCGACGAGGATCTCGCCGAGGAAATTCTCTCTCGTCTGGAGGAACACTAG
- a CDS encoding TldD/PmbA family protein, with protein MELFPRLSEALDSLIEGDVYHGDLFVQSAVSHSLQFDDGALEEISSSAAEGLSFRLLQGENSLFAHFSGNDEATAFSAMGAVAERAERAFPARSLSREAILPPLPPITPPNADFLRQMDGLARRESPLVRQVSLRLSLSRKKILVFGPSGALSEDERSYGNFTVHVIVEKEGSLQTGHEVQAAQTEPDAFLRELRPEEVLLSALRRALLMLEASACPAGTMPVVLSGQAGGTMIHEACGHGLEADIIQKDFSVYRNSLGEIVASPLVTLVDDPTLVGHYGSYGYDDEGFRTERTTLIEGGVLKGFLTDIQTSRRGGLPRTGNGRRQSYRSLPQPRMSNTFILPGRDDPATLIDSVKKGLLVVKMGGGEVDPTTGNFVFQVTEGYLIEKGNVSKPVRGALLTGNGPEALRDIRAVGSDLHFEPGFCGKGGQSVPVTDGQPSLLIGGLVVGGSDT; from the coding sequence ATGGAACTTTTCCCCCGCCTCTCGGAGGCTCTCGACAGCCTCATCGAAGGCGATGTCTATCACGGCGATCTTTTCGTCCAAAGTGCCGTCTCCCATAGCCTCCAGTTCGACGACGGTGCCCTAGAGGAGATCAGTTCCTCCGCTGCCGAGGGACTTTCTTTCCGCCTTCTGCAAGGCGAAAATTCTCTTTTCGCCCATTTTTCCGGCAACGATGAGGCGACGGCTTTTTCAGCCATGGGAGCCGTTGCGGAAAGAGCCGAACGGGCTTTTCCCGCAAGAAGTCTCTCTCGTGAGGCGATTCTCCCCCCACTTCCGCCCATCACGCCGCCCAACGCCGACTTCCTGCGCCAGATGGACGGACTTGCTCGCCGAGAGAGTCCCCTTGTCCGGCAGGTTTCTCTCCGTCTGAGCCTTTCCCGAAAAAAAATCCTCGTTTTCGGACCTTCAGGAGCTCTCTCCGAAGACGAACGAAGCTACGGGAACTTCACCGTTCACGTTATCGTCGAGAAAGAGGGAAGTTTACAGACGGGACACGAAGTCCAAGCCGCTCAGACGGAACCTGACGCCTTTCTCCGGGAACTGCGCCCCGAGGAGGTCCTTCTTTCGGCTCTCCGTCGTGCCCTTCTGATGCTGGAGGCCTCTGCCTGTCCGGCAGGCACCATGCCCGTCGTTCTCTCCGGACAGGCCGGAGGGACAATGATTCACGAAGCCTGCGGACACGGCTTGGAGGCCGACATCATTCAGAAGGATTTTTCCGTTTACCGCAATTCCCTCGGGGAGATTGTGGCCAGCCCTCTGGTGACGCTCGTCGACGATCCCACCCTTGTCGGCCATTACGGCAGTTACGGCTACGACGACGAAGGCTTTCGAACGGAGAGGACCACGCTCATTGAGGGCGGCGTTCTGAAGGGGTTTTTGACAGACATCCAGACTTCCCGGCGGGGAGGTCTCCCCCGAACGGGAAACGGGCGTCGCCAATCCTACCGTTCCCTGCCCCAGCCCCGCATGTCCAATACGTTCATCCTTCCCGGCCGAGACGATCCAGCCACTCTCATCGATTCGGTCAAAAAGGGACTTCTCGTCGTCAAGATGGGAGGCGGCGAGGTCGATCCAACGACGGGCAATTTCGTCTTTCAGGTGACGGAAGGCTACCTCATCGAAAAAGGCAACGTGTCAAAGCCCGTCCGAGGCGCTCTTCTCACCGGCAACGGTCCCGAAGCCCTTCGTGATATCCGGGCCGTGGGATCGGATCTCCATTTCGAGCCTGGCTTTTGCGGAAAGGGGGGACAGAGCGTTCCCGTCACCGACGGGCAGCCTTCTCTTCTTATCGGAGGTCTCGTCGTCGGAGGCAGCGACACGTGA
- a CDS encoding GTPase, with the protein MTDLKQGTCPACGSPFQSDDPDMPGFLPSSAEQKAGAVCRRCFRLVHYGQVTKAPLNDETVIAQLRPASLRASGIVLLVDPTAMEFSRRALDVAKALHLPFIAVVTKADLFDRWMDRKELVSWISRQWDLPRERSMALSLLDSKALFDLRSRLPQLFGRSYRLLVLGVANAGKSTFIRGISRRGKELALSPLPGTTLGCVDVPVGQEGLLIDSPGLRLGNFWIPRLCPSCLSQLVSRHKLSRKTFILHRDQSLMFGGLAYGRIVDCADREWVKVTAFASSEIPLHRTKAGREEELLERHAGALLSVPCPSCLDTLRGSYPLVEHHVALRRGEDLILPGCGWLACYQGEATFSLFLPEGFAPEIRPWFVAPFPPRNQRRR; encoded by the coding sequence TTGACCGATTTGAAGCAGGGCACCTGTCCCGCCTGTGGTTCGCCTTTTCAGAGCGATGATCCCGACATGCCCGGCTTTCTGCCTTCGTCGGCCGAACAAAAGGCGGGAGCTGTCTGTCGGCGTTGTTTCCGTCTCGTCCACTACGGCCAAGTCACCAAGGCCCCTCTCAACGACGAGACGGTCATCGCTCAGCTTCGTCCCGCCTCTCTTCGGGCTTCCGGCATCGTCCTTCTCGTCGACCCGACGGCGATGGAGTTTTCCCGTCGTGCCCTCGATGTGGCCAAGGCCCTCCACCTGCCTTTCATCGCCGTCGTGACCAAGGCCGATCTTTTCGATCGCTGGATGGATAGGAAAGAACTCGTTTCCTGGATCTCGCGACAATGGGACCTCCCCCGGGAGCGCTCGATGGCCCTCTCCCTTCTGGACAGCAAGGCCCTTTTCGATTTGCGATCCCGTCTGCCACAGCTGTTCGGACGCTCTTACCGCCTTCTCGTCCTGGGCGTTGCCAACGCCGGCAAGAGCACGTTCATACGGGGCATCAGCCGCAGGGGCAAGGAGTTGGCCCTGTCGCCCCTTCCGGGAACGACTTTGGGCTGCGTCGATGTCCCCGTCGGCCAGGAGGGGCTTCTGATCGACTCTCCCGGTCTTCGCCTGGGCAATTTCTGGATCCCCAGGCTCTGCCCCTCCTGCCTCTCTCAGCTCGTCTCCCGCCACAAGCTGAGCCGCAAGACCTTTATCCTCCATCGAGATCAGTCGCTCATGTTCGGAGGTCTTGCCTATGGCCGCATCGTCGATTGCGCCGATAGGGAATGGGTGAAGGTGACGGCTTTCGCCTCTTCCGAAATTCCTCTCCATCGCACCAAGGCCGGTCGGGAAGAGGAGCTTCTGGAACGCCATGCCGGCGCTCTTCTCTCCGTCCCCTGTCCTTCCTGCCTGGACACTTTAAGGGGCTCCTACCCCCTGGTGGAACATCATGTGGCGCTTCGCCGAGGAGAGGACCTCATCCTGCCCGGCTGCGGATGGCTGGCCTGCTATCAAGGGGAGGCGACGTTCTCCCTTTTCCTCCCCGAGGGCTTCGCCCCCGAAATCCGTCCCTGGTTCGTCGCTCCCTTTCCCCCGAGGAATCAGCGCAGAAGATAG
- the mltG gene encoding endolytic transglycosylase MltG yields MAKRAFAFFSFLFALGFYLLLLTTAIPRLVNSIPLGYGTLEEARIPSGVTAYEAAVELQHQGFVDDGRALARWMTKFGIDRNLRPGLYRIRRGSPWEVARQIRSEEPELRRVTLIPGTDGDEWGPYREALEKKALFPQELQGLLPEIIEDRILFLLPETYYVVPGFDEAEQVVRQASRLWLQKLGGRELSAQEVLGRGILASIVEKEVRLDSERSLAASVFLNRLDRKMALQSCATVVYAWKERGRRLARLSHEDLKIDSPFNTYLHSGLPPHPICLPGLVSWRAALEPAESDFLFFVAKGDGSHIFTRTYKEHLQAQKK; encoded by the coding sequence ATGGCGAAGAGGGCCTTTGCGTTTTTTTCCTTTCTTTTTGCTCTGGGGTTCTATCTCCTCCTGCTGACAACGGCAATCCCGCGACTCGTCAATTCGATTCCCCTCGGTTACGGCACCCTTGAGGAGGCTCGGATTCCTTCGGGCGTGACGGCTTACGAAGCCGCCGTGGAGTTGCAACACCAAGGGTTCGTCGACGATGGACGAGCTTTGGCCCGGTGGATGACCAAGTTCGGCATTGATCGCAACCTGAGACCGGGACTTTATCGTATCCGACGGGGTTCCCCCTGGGAAGTGGCGCGCCAGATCCGTTCGGAGGAACCGGAATTGCGCAGGGTCACGTTGATTCCGGGAACCGATGGAGACGAGTGGGGGCCTTATCGCGAGGCTCTCGAAAAGAAGGCTCTTTTTCCCCAGGAACTGCAGGGACTTCTACCCGAAATCATTGAGGACCGGATACTTTTCCTGCTGCCCGAGACCTATTACGTCGTCCCCGGGTTCGACGAGGCCGAGCAGGTCGTTCGTCAAGCCTCGAGACTGTGGCTGCAAAAGCTCGGTGGCCGAGAGCTTTCGGCTCAGGAGGTTCTGGGGCGTGGGATTCTGGCTTCTATCGTCGAAAAAGAGGTCCGCCTTGATTCGGAGCGCTCTCTTGCCGCCTCTGTTTTCCTGAATCGCCTTGACCGGAAGATGGCCCTTCAGTCCTGCGCAACCGTCGTCTATGCCTGGAAGGAACGGGGACGTCGCCTCGCTCGCCTCAGCCACGAGGACCTGAAAATCGACTCTCCTTTCAATACCTATCTTCATTCCGGCCTGCCGCCCCACCCCATCTGCCTTCCCGGCCTCGTCTCCTGGAGGGCGGCCCTTGAGCCCGCAGAGTCCGATTTTCTGTTTTTCGTCGCCAAAGGCGACGGCAGCCATATCTTCACCAGGACCTACAAAGAACATCTCCAAGCGCAGAAAAAATAA
- the hutH gene encoding histidine ammonia-lyase, producing the protein MEQSILKLNGHSLTVQDVVNVARGGYQVSLDPAAVSFVERGSSMVRRWVDSGRVIYGITTGFGDLASVTISPDQSRQLQENLLKSHACGVGSPLPEETVRAIMLLRINTLIRGFSGIGLPALTQLVNFINLGIHPVIPDQGSVGASGDLCPLSHLAVALLGFGDVFYRGRRMEALAAMKEVGLEPIRLGPKEGLALNNGTAALTGVALLALHDARETLKLADIAGALSVEALHAVPYAFDARTHDLRPHRGQRDVAANIRRLIEASRIVETYRKDRVQDAYSLRCMPQVHGASRDAIDYVEQKLEIEINSVTDNPIIFPSDEEVISGGNFHGQPIALAMDFFGIAMAEIASISERRTARLVDHKLSGLPPFLIENSGVNSGFMIPQYVAAAVVSENKVLAHPASVDSIPTSANQEDHVSMGFHASKKGQTILENAKKALAIELMAAAQGIDFSRPLKPGRGTSAAHESIRRVIPFLKEDAFLYPLIGQALELVNDGTVLRDVEEAIGELA; encoded by the coding sequence GTGGAACAGTCCATTCTCAAACTGAACGGTCATTCTCTTACGGTCCAGGACGTGGTAAACGTGGCGCGCGGAGGCTATCAGGTTTCTCTCGATCCTGCCGCCGTGAGTTTTGTGGAACGGGGATCATCGATGGTCCGGCGCTGGGTCGACTCGGGAAGGGTCATCTATGGCATCACGACGGGATTCGGCGATTTGGCCTCCGTCACCATCTCTCCCGATCAGAGTCGGCAACTTCAGGAGAACCTCCTCAAGAGCCACGCATGCGGAGTGGGGTCGCCTTTGCCCGAGGAGACGGTGAGGGCGATCATGCTTCTTCGGATCAACACTCTCATCCGGGGCTTTTCCGGAATTGGTTTGCCGGCTTTGACACAGCTCGTCAATTTCATTAACCTAGGCATACATCCTGTCATTCCCGATCAGGGTTCCGTAGGGGCCAGCGGCGACCTCTGCCCCCTTTCGCACTTGGCTGTGGCCCTTCTCGGCTTCGGCGACGTTTTTTACAGGGGAAGGCGCATGGAAGCCCTCGCCGCCATGAAAGAGGTCGGTCTGGAGCCCATTCGTCTTGGCCCCAAAGAAGGGCTGGCTTTGAACAACGGAACGGCGGCCTTGACGGGCGTCGCCCTCTTGGCCCTTCACGATGCGCGCGAAACGTTGAAACTGGCCGATATCGCCGGCGCTCTCTCCGTCGAGGCGCTACACGCCGTTCCCTACGCCTTCGACGCCAGGACACACGATTTGCGCCCTCACAGAGGCCAGAGGGATGTGGCCGCCAACATTCGTCGTCTCATTGAGGCCAGTCGCATCGTCGAAACGTACCGCAAAGACCGGGTCCAGGACGCCTATTCGCTTCGCTGCATGCCTCAGGTCCACGGAGCCAGCCGCGACGCCATCGACTACGTGGAACAGAAATTGGAGATCGAGATCAACTCCGTCACCGACAACCCCATCATTTTCCCCTCCGACGAGGAAGTCATCAGCGGCGGGAATTTCCACGGCCAGCCGATCGCCTTGGCCATGGACTTCTTCGGCATCGCCATGGCCGAGATCGCCAGCATCTCCGAGCGGCGGACGGCTCGCCTCGTCGATCATAAACTTTCCGGTCTGCCTCCCTTCCTCATCGAAAACAGCGGGGTCAACAGCGGGTTCATGATCCCCCAATACGTTGCCGCCGCCGTCGTCTCCGAGAACAAAGTGCTGGCCCACCCTGCCTCCGTCGACTCCATTCCGACGTCGGCGAACCAGGAAGATCACGTCTCCATGGGTTTCCACGCCTCGAAGAAGGGACAGACCATTCTGGAGAACGCAAAAAAAGCTCTTGCCATCGAACTCATGGCAGCCGCACAGGGCATCGACTTCTCCCGCCCTCTCAAGCCGGGTCGGGGAACGTCGGCGGCCCACGAAAGTATTCGCCGCGTGATCCCCTTCCTGAAGGAAGACGCTTTTCTTTATCCTCTCATTGGCCAGGCTCTGGAGTTGGTCAACGACGGAACGGTTCTCCGCGACGTCGAGGAGGCCATCGGCGAATTGGCCTGA
- the amrS gene encoding AmmeMemoRadiSam system radical SAM enzyme, with protein MSGLLSPRPALWWRREGRAVRCLLCPHLCLLEEEERGFCGVRLHKTGGGLVSLNDEVLLAMAVDAVEKKPLYHWRPGTRILSLGTGGCNLACPFCQNHALSQWSGLPPGEPFAVKSIADELRRRNLDAVAFTYNEPLIWYEFVLEACREMRAQQVATVLVTNGQILPGPRDLLIPHVNAANVDVKAFSEEVYGRLGGELRSTLRFVEALRENNIHVEVTHLVVPGLTDDEAAFRKLVHWLASLDDSIPLHLSRYFPRHLWREPPTSPERLRNLGAIAAESLRRVYLGNLPGESRTICLHCGHDIVVRREYDVVAMELDASGKCLHCGTPSDIRLR; from the coding sequence ATGAGCGGCCTCCTCTCTCCCAGACCCGCCCTTTGGTGGCGCCGAGAGGGAAGGGCTGTCCGCTGCCTGCTCTGTCCTCATCTCTGCCTCCTCGAAGAAGAAGAGAGGGGGTTTTGCGGCGTCCGCCTTCACAAGACCGGAGGCGGTCTGGTTTCCCTCAATGACGAAGTTCTCCTGGCCATGGCCGTCGACGCCGTCGAGAAAAAGCCTCTCTACCACTGGAGGCCGGGAACGAGGATTCTCTCCCTTGGCACGGGGGGATGCAATCTTGCCTGTCCTTTCTGTCAGAATCACGCCCTCTCCCAATGGTCGGGCCTTCCTCCGGGCGAGCCCTTTGCCGTCAAGTCTATCGCCGATGAGCTCCGTCGCCGCAACCTCGATGCCGTGGCCTTCACCTATAACGAACCGCTCATCTGGTACGAGTTCGTCCTCGAAGCCTGCCGGGAAATGAGGGCACAACAGGTGGCGACTGTTCTGGTGACGAACGGCCAGATCCTTCCCGGCCCCAGAGATCTGCTCATACCTCATGTCAATGCCGCCAACGTCGACGTCAAGGCCTTCTCCGAGGAGGTTTACGGGCGGCTGGGAGGAGAACTGAGGAGTACGCTACGTTTCGTCGAGGCCCTTCGGGAAAACAACATTCATGTCGAAGTGACCCATCTCGTCGTTCCAGGACTGACCGACGATGAAGCCGCTTTCCGCAAACTCGTTCATTGGTTGGCCTCCCTCGATGACTCCATTCCCCTTCATCTTTCCCGATACTTTCCGCGCCACCTCTGGAGGGAGCCGCCGACATCCCCGGAAAGGCTCCGAAATCTGGGCGCCATCGCTGCAGAATCGCTCCGAAGGGTCTATTTGGGAAACCTTCCTGGCGAAAGCAGGACGATCTGTCTTCACTGTGGACATGACATCGTCGTTCGAAGAGAGTATGATGTTGTAGCTATGGAATTAGATGCATCGGGAAAGTGCCTTCACTGCGGCACTCCCTCTGACATTCGCCTTCGTTGA